One genomic window of Solanum dulcamara chromosome 10, daSolDulc1.2, whole genome shotgun sequence includes the following:
- the LOC129870549 gene encoding uncharacterized protein LOC129870549: MASIKPSYRYANAATSSIDSLRSSTKSDPSSSTDLTPHPHNLHFSSRSLTRPHAPSTTGHNFGSLVKKLVEHKSGPSNKSKPKGELKLLVPTDFVAKRGNGLSALHKKLFKGVVKRDEGSEENNNNKKALTEVKANTRSLAMVLRSERELLSMNKEQENQIDELKLVIEEKNIEVEKLKDLCLKQREEIKSLKNVVLFPDVMNSQLQELLEKQGSELKQANQLIPSLQKQVTSLTGQLQCLAYDLAKVKADKYPLRGCYDSLDSSPRSPENDQEEAMNSLEFSSENTIPPSSPDDMLLKDLNPCLTPYSGKTKSKEFVFNSPDDKNLLKNNIQVYYETSYSYNSCASKVSKSSDSSQCSKAANNSIRAARGSDKSKYTYRKQIHNMF; the protein is encoded by the exons ATGGCTTCAATCAAGCCATCTTATCGGTATGCCAACGCCGCCACTTCTTCCATAGATTCTCTCCGATCTTCCACCAAATCCGACCCTTCCTCCTCCACCGACCTAACCCCTCACCCCCACAACCTCCATTTCTCCTCACGCTCTCTAACGCGCCCTCACGCGCCGTCCACGACAGGCCACAACTTTGGGTCCTTGGTCAAGAAATTGGTGGAGCACAAATCTGGGCCATCGAATAAATCGAAGCCTAAGGGTGAGCTGAAACTGCTTGTTCCGACGGATTTTGTGGCGAAAAGGGGAAATGGATTGAGTGCTTTGCATAAGAAGTTGTTCAAGGGAGTAGTGAAAAGAGATGAAGGAAGTGaggagaataataataataagaaggcTTTAACTGAAGTTAAAGCGAATACGAGGAGTTTAGCTATGGTGTTAAGAAGTGAGAGGGAGTTGTTGAGTATGAACAAGGAGCAAGAGAATCAGATTGATGAACTGAAATTGGTGATTGAAGAGAAAAACATAGAg GTTGAGAAGTTAAAGGATTTGTGTTTGAAGCAAAGGGAAGAGATAAAGTCGTTGAAAAATGTCGTACTTTTCCCAGATGTTATGAATTCTCAACTTCAGGAACTTTTGGAGAAGCAGGGCTCAGAACTAAAGCAGGCAAATCAGCTCATACCAAGTCTACAAAAGCAAGTCACTTCTCTTACAGGACAACTACAATGCCTCGCCTATGATCTTGCCAAG GTTAAAGCAGATAAATACCCTCTAAGAGGGTGTTATGATTCTCTTGATAGCTCCCCAAGGTCACCAGAAAATGATCAAGAAGAAGCGATGAATTCTCTG GAATTCAGTTCAGAGAACACTATTCCCCCCAGTAGTCCAGATGACATGCTTCTCAAGGACTTAAATCCCTGCTTAACGCCTTATTCTGGCAAGACGAAGTCCAAG GAATTTGTGTTCAATTCTCCTGATGACAAGAACTTGCTTAAAAACAATATACAAGTGTACTATGAGACTAGCTACAGCTACAATTCTTGTGCAAGCAAAGTATCGAAAAGTTCAGACAGTAGTCAATGTTCAAAGGCAGCCAACAATTCAATTCGTGCAGCTCGTGGATCTGATAAAAGCAAATACACATACAGAAAGCAGATCCACAATATGTTCTAA